The proteins below are encoded in one region of Halarsenatibacter silvermanii:
- a CDS encoding 4Fe-4S dicluster domain-containing protein: MSEKNKKQSRREFLKKGAAFGAVSVLAGTGLSSSVLQAETSTEKLALLKDHSICIECYACRVACQNENGFPDIARTIEFESLEMGNYPDVEYHRARMSCFHCNDAPCIDVCPVDAIEKGYGELNITDIETCIGCEECVAACPFDVPQVVDEEMYKCNGCTHLVEKDEDPACVSTCPTYTLDFGTQREMAEQAEERIQELEAEGKEGYLYGLEAQDGLGLLMITTIEPDHFSLV, from the coding sequence ATGTCAGAAAAAAATAAAAAGCAGAGCAGAAGAGAATTTTTAAAGAAAGGTGCAGCTTTTGGAGCTGTTTCCGTTCTGGCCGGAACCGGTCTTTCTTCTTCAGTATTGCAGGCCGAAACCAGCACTGAAAAACTGGCATTGCTCAAGGATCATTCTATCTGCATCGAATGTTATGCCTGTCGGGTTGCCTGTCAGAATGAAAACGGATTTCCTGACATAGCAAGAACTATAGAATTTGAATCTCTGGAAATGGGCAATTATCCGGATGTTGAATATCACAGGGCGCGTATGAGTTGTTTTCACTGTAATGATGCCCCCTGTATCGATGTGTGTCCTGTTGATGCAATTGAAAAAGGGTATGGTGAGTTAAATATTACTGATATCGAAACCTGTATTGGCTGTGAGGAATGTGTGGCAGCCTGTCCCTTTGATGTTCCCCAGGTAGTTGATGAAGAGATGTACAAATGCAATGGCTGTACCCATCTGGTTGAAAAAGATGAAGATCCTGCCTGTGTATCCACCTGCCCCACCTATACACTCGATTTTGGAACTCAGCGAGAGATGGCAGAGCAGGCTGAAGAGAGAATTCAGGAATTGGAGGCTGAAGGGAAAGAGGGGTATCTTTACGGTCTGGAGGCACAGGATGGACTGGGTTTACTGATGATTACCACGATCGAACCGGATCATTTTTCTCTGGTTTAA